The following are encoded in a window of Maylandia zebra isolate NMK-2024a linkage group LG5, Mzebra_GT3a, whole genome shotgun sequence genomic DNA:
- the LOC101468894 gene encoding odorant receptor 131-2-like encodes MSASYTNETVVVNYRDAFPKAMVKNVIVVVLCISINYINVALLQTFCKQQIFYMNPRYILFFHLVLNDMIQVTLTVILFISSYIFFQINVSVCCVLILLALFATENTPLNLACMAVECYIAICIPLRHVQICTVKRTLMLIGLIWMTSMLSVLPDLFITLAIEPLDFYNSRVFCLRETVFRNPHIIKKRDITYIVYLVIVWFIIFFTYFKILFTAKAASQDATKARNTIILHGFQVLLCMSIYAEPLLRQVLQQWFPQNYSDSLFACYILFQILPRAISPIVYGVRDKTYRKYLKRYLLCKMGP; translated from the exons ATGAGCGCTTCGTATACCAATGAGACTGTGGTTGTAAACTATCGAGATGCTTTCCCCAAAGCTATGGTCAAGAATGTGATTGTTGTGGTTCTCTGCATCTCCATTAACTACATCAATGTAGCACTTCTTCAAACTTTCTGCAAACAACAG ATCTTTTACATGAATCCACGCTACATCCTGTTTTTCCACCTGGTACTTAACGATATGATCCAAGTAACACTGACCGTCATACTGTTTATCAGCAGCTACATCTTCTTCCAGATAAATGTCTCTGTCTGTTGTGTGCTCATCCTGCTTGCTCTTTTTGCCACTGAAAACACCCCTCTGAATCTGGCTTGCATGGCAGTGGAGTGCTACATTGCCATCTGCATCCCTCTTCGTCACGTCCAAATCTGCACGGTCAAAAGGACGTTAATGTTGATTGGTTTAATTTGGATGACCAGCATGCTGTCTGTTCTTCCTGATCTCTTCATCACCTTGGCCATAGAACCACTGGATTTCTATAATTCTCGTGTGTTTTGCCTCAGAGAAACAGTCTTTCGAAATCCCCACATCATCAAGAAAAGAGATATCACCTATATAGTCTATCTGGTTATTGTCTGGTTTATTATCTTTTTTACTTACTTCAAAATCCTGTTCACTGCAAAAGCAGCAAGTCAAGATGCTACAAAGGCCAGAAATACAATTATTCTCCATGGTTTTCAGGTGTTGTTGTGTATGTCAATATATGCTGAACCTTTGCTGAGGCAAGTCCTGCAGCAGTGGTTTCCTCAAAATTATTCAGATTCCCTTTTTGCTTGTTATATTCTCTTCCAGATCCTGCCACGAGCAATTAGTCCAATAGTCTATGGAGTAAGAGACAAAACTTACAGGAAGTATCTGAAAAGGTATTTGTTGTGTAAAATGGGCCCCTAG